A single region of the Ciconia boyciana chromosome 13, ASM3463844v1, whole genome shotgun sequence genome encodes:
- the IQCE gene encoding IQ domain-containing protein E isoform X3, producing MARGAGEAAAEGELGDDSLSVITCESDTEMNLKKKIFHKPPKSPKSPYSSSTQMYPKKVAVGRSLQGTCSARLESAAVKNPRQMWLGSLKQGMSHPLKSDVDMGHMRTNISSSTPEYLKEALGMKKPKHSRSSSNGYIPGTPDYKEKEDMYDEIIELKKTIQAQKNEGDRMKTKLRRLEEENNRKNKQIEQLLDPSRGCELARALSEKKTDNGWVVSGLKQKILKLEEQCKEKDNTINKFQADMKTTNLEEMRIAMETYYEEVHRLQLLLAKSETMRKNTEGRDTQKRLKALNAAVLRLSRNIKELQNENRRLKEDLDHVLSSSPPSNKTKNYSEWSKQRLVRRISELEKKVCAMENTRVSSADSESSQLLAVSSSPSVDLDHPPSQQVDHVEECRRLQGLVKKLKSDRKALQNLLLNKELDIKQLLQAKAEVELELQKWQNKMEEKSTEEQTLSEEMQNLTQKVGKLESKLEEEKRQMAEDTMEKLNKSSPVCMVKGKEDRRKELAAKIIQRQWKMYQNKKEEIALDEAVVMLQAAFRGHLARQKLLLNNRMHDAESHNKISCMSPVSNSLSLSSDCEEKDEMVTFIQSIFRAHLARTVLLEKSMSFCRPSASSAPSEKAVSAGHITEKKPASAALQRPPSIFMSSLPGRLDLFSSLGDSLFRELVFETENKWS from the exons ATGGCCCGGGGGGCCGGCGAGGCGGCCGCGGAGGGGGAGCTG GGAGATGACAGCCTGTCTGTGATAACCTGTGAATCCGATACAGAAATG aatttaaagaagaaaatttttcacaagCCTCCAAAGTCACCAA aGTCTCCATACAGCTCTAGCACACAAATGTATCCTAAAAAAGTTGCAGTTGGGCGATCTCTGCAGGGAACATGCAGTGCACGTCTTGAGAGTGCTGCTGTAAAAAACCCAAGGCAGATGTGGCTGGGATCACTGAAACAAG GAATGAGCCATCCTCTGAAATCAGATGTTGACATGGGGCATATGCGAACTAACATTTCTAGTAGCACTCCGGAATATTTGAAGGAAGCTCTAGGAATGAAGAAGCCAAAACATTCTCGTTCTTCTAGTAATG GCTACATTCCTGGAACTCCTgactacaaagaaaaagaagatatgTATGATGAAATTATAGAACTGAAAAAG aCAATACAAGCTCAGAAAAATGAGGGAGATCGAATGAAAACTAAGCTCCGTCGATTAGAAGAAGAGAACAAtagaaagaataaacaaattGAACAACTGTTGGATCCTTCCAGG GGCTGTGAGCTGGCACGAGCTTTGTCAGAAAAGAAGACTGATAATGGATGG GTGGTTAGTGGATTAAAGCAGAAGATTCTCAAGCTAGAAGAACAGTGCAAGGAGAAAGACAACACTATTAA CAAATTCCAGGCAGACATGAAGACCACTAATTTGGAAGAAATGAGGATAGCTATGGAAACCTACTATGAAGAG GTTCATCGTCTCCAACTCCTCCTGGCAAAATCTGAGACTATGaggaaaaa TACAGAGGGCAGAGATACCCAAAAACGACTAAAGGCACTGAATGCTGCTGTCCTGAGATTATCCAGGAACATCAAGGAATTGCAGAATGAGAATCGGAGGCTGAAAGAAGATCTAGATCATGTACTGAGCAGTTCTCCTCCttccaataaaacaaaaa ATTATAGCGAGTGGAGCAAACAGAGGCTGGTGAGGCGGATTTCGGAACTAGAAAAA AAAGTATGTGCCATGGAGAACACCAGGGTGTCATCAGCAGATAGTGAGTCATCACAGTTACTTGCTGTGTCATCTTCACCTTCTGTAGACCTGGATCATCCACCCTCTCAACAGGTAGACCATGTTGAGGAATGTCGTCGCCTCCAAGGGCTAgtgaagaaactgaagagcGATAGGAAGGCACTTCAAAATCTCCTGCTCAATAAAGA ATTAGATATCAAGCAGTTACTGCAGGCTAAGGCTGAagtggagctggagctgcagaagtGGCAGAATAAGATGGAAGAAAAGAGTACAGAAGAGCAGACTTTAAG TGAGGAAATGCAGAACCTGACACAGAAAGTAGGAAAATTGGAGTCAAAattggaggaagagaagagacaaATGGCAGAAGATACAATGGAAAAGCTTAATAAG TCTTCACCGGTCTGCATGGTTAAAGGCAAGGAAGATCGCAGGAAGGAACTAGCAGCCAAAATCATCCAGAGACAGTGGAAGATGTACCAAAACAAG aaagaagaaattgctCTGGATGAG GCAGTTGTTATGCTTCAGGCCGCTTTCAGAGGGCATTTAGCTCGACAGAAACTGTTACTGAATAACAGGATGCATGATGCAGAATCTCACAACAAG ATCTCCTGCATGTCTCCTGTGTCGAACTCCTTGAGCTTGTCTTCTGATTGTGAGGAGAAGGATGAGATGGTGACATTTATCCAGTCCATTTTCAGGGCTCACTTAGCACGTACAGTACTTCTTGAGAAGAG TATGTCTTTTTGCAGGCCCTCTGCGTCCAGTGCACCAAGTGAGAAAGCAGTTTCTGCAGGTCACATTACAGAGAAGAAACCGGCCTCAGCAGCACTCCAGAGACCTCCTTCAATCTTCATGTCCTCTCTTCCTG GTCGTCTTGATTTGTTCTCTTCTCTGGGAGATAGTCTTTTCAGAGAATTGGtatttgaaactgaaaataagtgGAGCTGA
- the IQCE gene encoding IQ domain-containing protein E isoform X2, with protein sequence MARGAGEAAAEGELGDDSLSVITCESDTEMNLKKKIFHKPPKSPKSPYSSSTQMYPKKVAVGRSLQGTCSARLESAAVKNPRQMWLGSLKQGMSHPLKSDVDMGHMRTNISSSTPEYLKEALGMKKPKHSRSSSNGYIPGTPDYKEKEDMYDEIIELKKTIQAQKNEGDRMKTKLRRLEEENNRKNKQIEQLLDPSRGCELARALSEKKTDNGWVVSGLKQKILKLEEQCKEKDNTINKFQADMKTTNLEEMRIAMETYYEEVHRLQLLLAKSETMRKNTEGRDTQKRLKALNAAVLRLSRNIKELQNENRRLKEDLDHVLSSSPPSNKTKNYSEWSKQRLVRRISELEKKVCAMENTRVSSADSESSQLLAVSSSPSVDLDHPPSQQVDHVEECRRLQGLVKKLKSDRKALQNLLLNKELDIKQLLQAKAEVELELQKWQNKMEEKSTEEQTLSEEMQNLTQKVGKLESKLEEEKRQMAEDTMEKLNKSSPVCMVKGKEDRRKELAAKIIQRQWKMYQNKKEEIALDEAVVMLQAAFRGHLARQKLLLNNRMHDAESHNKISCMSPVSNSLSLSSDCEEKDEMVTFIQSIFRAHLARTVLLEKRPSASSAPSEKAVSAGHITEKKPASAALQRPPSIFMSSLPARSSEKQSQPALPLSVDEAHSDDSDDIVIVSPLLQMKKNYTHF encoded by the exons ATGGCCCGGGGGGCCGGCGAGGCGGCCGCGGAGGGGGAGCTG GGAGATGACAGCCTGTCTGTGATAACCTGTGAATCCGATACAGAAATG aatttaaagaagaaaatttttcacaagCCTCCAAAGTCACCAA aGTCTCCATACAGCTCTAGCACACAAATGTATCCTAAAAAAGTTGCAGTTGGGCGATCTCTGCAGGGAACATGCAGTGCACGTCTTGAGAGTGCTGCTGTAAAAAACCCAAGGCAGATGTGGCTGGGATCACTGAAACAAG GAATGAGCCATCCTCTGAAATCAGATGTTGACATGGGGCATATGCGAACTAACATTTCTAGTAGCACTCCGGAATATTTGAAGGAAGCTCTAGGAATGAAGAAGCCAAAACATTCTCGTTCTTCTAGTAATG GCTACATTCCTGGAACTCCTgactacaaagaaaaagaagatatgTATGATGAAATTATAGAACTGAAAAAG aCAATACAAGCTCAGAAAAATGAGGGAGATCGAATGAAAACTAAGCTCCGTCGATTAGAAGAAGAGAACAAtagaaagaataaacaaattGAACAACTGTTGGATCCTTCCAGG GGCTGTGAGCTGGCACGAGCTTTGTCAGAAAAGAAGACTGATAATGGATGG GTGGTTAGTGGATTAAAGCAGAAGATTCTCAAGCTAGAAGAACAGTGCAAGGAGAAAGACAACACTATTAA CAAATTCCAGGCAGACATGAAGACCACTAATTTGGAAGAAATGAGGATAGCTATGGAAACCTACTATGAAGAG GTTCATCGTCTCCAACTCCTCCTGGCAAAATCTGAGACTATGaggaaaaa TACAGAGGGCAGAGATACCCAAAAACGACTAAAGGCACTGAATGCTGCTGTCCTGAGATTATCCAGGAACATCAAGGAATTGCAGAATGAGAATCGGAGGCTGAAAGAAGATCTAGATCATGTACTGAGCAGTTCTCCTCCttccaataaaacaaaaa ATTATAGCGAGTGGAGCAAACAGAGGCTGGTGAGGCGGATTTCGGAACTAGAAAAA AAAGTATGTGCCATGGAGAACACCAGGGTGTCATCAGCAGATAGTGAGTCATCACAGTTACTTGCTGTGTCATCTTCACCTTCTGTAGACCTGGATCATCCACCCTCTCAACAGGTAGACCATGTTGAGGAATGTCGTCGCCTCCAAGGGCTAgtgaagaaactgaagagcGATAGGAAGGCACTTCAAAATCTCCTGCTCAATAAAGA ATTAGATATCAAGCAGTTACTGCAGGCTAAGGCTGAagtggagctggagctgcagaagtGGCAGAATAAGATGGAAGAAAAGAGTACAGAAGAGCAGACTTTAAG TGAGGAAATGCAGAACCTGACACAGAAAGTAGGAAAATTGGAGTCAAAattggaggaagagaagagacaaATGGCAGAAGATACAATGGAAAAGCTTAATAAG TCTTCACCGGTCTGCATGGTTAAAGGCAAGGAAGATCGCAGGAAGGAACTAGCAGCCAAAATCATCCAGAGACAGTGGAAGATGTACCAAAACAAG aaagaagaaattgctCTGGATGAG GCAGTTGTTATGCTTCAGGCCGCTTTCAGAGGGCATTTAGCTCGACAGAAACTGTTACTGAATAACAGGATGCATGATGCAGAATCTCACAACAAG ATCTCCTGCATGTCTCCTGTGTCGAACTCCTTGAGCTTGTCTTCTGATTGTGAGGAGAAGGATGAGATGGTGACATTTATCCAGTCCATTTTCAGGGCTCACTTAGCACGTACAGTACTTCTTGAGAAGAG GCCCTCTGCGTCCAGTGCACCAAGTGAGAAAGCAGTTTCTGCAGGTCACATTACAGAGAAGAAACCGGCCTCAGCAGCACTCCAGAGACCTCCTTCAATCTTCATGTCCTCTCTTCCTG CCAGGTCCTCTGAGAAGCAATCGCAGCCTGCTCTCCCTCTGTCTGTGGATGAAGCTCACTCAGACGATTCAGATGATATTGTCATTGTCTCTCCGTTGttgcagatgaagaaaaactaCACCCACTTTTAA
- the IQCE gene encoding IQ domain-containing protein E isoform X4 has product MARGAGEAAAEGELGDDSLSVITCESDTEMNLKKKIFHKPPKSPKSPYSSSTQMYPKKVAVGRSLQGTCSARLESAAVKNPRQMWLGSLKQGMSHPLKSDVDMGHMRTNISSSTPEYLKEALGMKKPKHSRSSSNGYIPGTPDYKEKEDMYDEIIELKKTIQAQKNEGDRMKTKLRRLEEENNRKNKQIEQLLDPSRGCELARALSEKKTDNGWVVSGLKQKILKLEEQCKEKDNTINKFQADMKTTNLEEMRIAMETYYEEVHRLQLLLAKSETMRKNTEGRDTQKRLKALNAAVLRLSRNIKELQNENRRLKEDLDHVLSSSPPSNKTKNYSEWSKQRLVRRISELEKKVCAMENTRVSSADSESSQLLAVSSSPSVDLDHPPSQQVDHVEECRRLQGLVKKLKSDRKALQNLLLNKELDIKQLLQAKAEVELELQKWQNKMEEKSTEEQTLSEEMQNLTQKVGKLESKLEEEKRQMAEDTMEKLNKSSPVCMVKGKEDRRKELAAKIIQRQWKMYQNKKEEIALDEAVVMLQAAFRGHLARQKLLLNNRMHDAESHNKISCMSPVSNSLSLSSDCEEKDEMVTFIQSIFRAHLARTVLLEKRPSASSAPSEKAVSAGHITEKKPASAALQRPPSIFMSSLPGRLDLFSSLGDSLFRELVFETENKWS; this is encoded by the exons ATGGCCCGGGGGGCCGGCGAGGCGGCCGCGGAGGGGGAGCTG GGAGATGACAGCCTGTCTGTGATAACCTGTGAATCCGATACAGAAATG aatttaaagaagaaaatttttcacaagCCTCCAAAGTCACCAA aGTCTCCATACAGCTCTAGCACACAAATGTATCCTAAAAAAGTTGCAGTTGGGCGATCTCTGCAGGGAACATGCAGTGCACGTCTTGAGAGTGCTGCTGTAAAAAACCCAAGGCAGATGTGGCTGGGATCACTGAAACAAG GAATGAGCCATCCTCTGAAATCAGATGTTGACATGGGGCATATGCGAACTAACATTTCTAGTAGCACTCCGGAATATTTGAAGGAAGCTCTAGGAATGAAGAAGCCAAAACATTCTCGTTCTTCTAGTAATG GCTACATTCCTGGAACTCCTgactacaaagaaaaagaagatatgTATGATGAAATTATAGAACTGAAAAAG aCAATACAAGCTCAGAAAAATGAGGGAGATCGAATGAAAACTAAGCTCCGTCGATTAGAAGAAGAGAACAAtagaaagaataaacaaattGAACAACTGTTGGATCCTTCCAGG GGCTGTGAGCTGGCACGAGCTTTGTCAGAAAAGAAGACTGATAATGGATGG GTGGTTAGTGGATTAAAGCAGAAGATTCTCAAGCTAGAAGAACAGTGCAAGGAGAAAGACAACACTATTAA CAAATTCCAGGCAGACATGAAGACCACTAATTTGGAAGAAATGAGGATAGCTATGGAAACCTACTATGAAGAG GTTCATCGTCTCCAACTCCTCCTGGCAAAATCTGAGACTATGaggaaaaa TACAGAGGGCAGAGATACCCAAAAACGACTAAAGGCACTGAATGCTGCTGTCCTGAGATTATCCAGGAACATCAAGGAATTGCAGAATGAGAATCGGAGGCTGAAAGAAGATCTAGATCATGTACTGAGCAGTTCTCCTCCttccaataaaacaaaaa ATTATAGCGAGTGGAGCAAACAGAGGCTGGTGAGGCGGATTTCGGAACTAGAAAAA AAAGTATGTGCCATGGAGAACACCAGGGTGTCATCAGCAGATAGTGAGTCATCACAGTTACTTGCTGTGTCATCTTCACCTTCTGTAGACCTGGATCATCCACCCTCTCAACAGGTAGACCATGTTGAGGAATGTCGTCGCCTCCAAGGGCTAgtgaagaaactgaagagcGATAGGAAGGCACTTCAAAATCTCCTGCTCAATAAAGA ATTAGATATCAAGCAGTTACTGCAGGCTAAGGCTGAagtggagctggagctgcagaagtGGCAGAATAAGATGGAAGAAAAGAGTACAGAAGAGCAGACTTTAAG TGAGGAAATGCAGAACCTGACACAGAAAGTAGGAAAATTGGAGTCAAAattggaggaagagaagagacaaATGGCAGAAGATACAATGGAAAAGCTTAATAAG TCTTCACCGGTCTGCATGGTTAAAGGCAAGGAAGATCGCAGGAAGGAACTAGCAGCCAAAATCATCCAGAGACAGTGGAAGATGTACCAAAACAAG aaagaagaaattgctCTGGATGAG GCAGTTGTTATGCTTCAGGCCGCTTTCAGAGGGCATTTAGCTCGACAGAAACTGTTACTGAATAACAGGATGCATGATGCAGAATCTCACAACAAG ATCTCCTGCATGTCTCCTGTGTCGAACTCCTTGAGCTTGTCTTCTGATTGTGAGGAGAAGGATGAGATGGTGACATTTATCCAGTCCATTTTCAGGGCTCACTTAGCACGTACAGTACTTCTTGAGAAGAG GCCCTCTGCGTCCAGTGCACCAAGTGAGAAAGCAGTTTCTGCAGGTCACATTACAGAGAAGAAACCGGCCTCAGCAGCACTCCAGAGACCTCCTTCAATCTTCATGTCCTCTCTTCCTG GTCGTCTTGATTTGTTCTCTTCTCTGGGAGATAGTCTTTTCAGAGAATTGGtatttgaaactgaaaataagtgGAGCTGA
- the IQCE gene encoding IQ domain-containing protein E isoform X5 produces the protein MNLKKKIFHKPPKSPKSPYSSSTQMYPKKVAVGRSLQGTCSARLESAAVKNPRQMWLGSLKQGMSHPLKSDVDMGHMRTNISSSTPEYLKEALGMKKPKHSRSSSNGYIPGTPDYKEKEDMYDEIIELKKTIQAQKNEGDRMKTKLRRLEEENNRKNKQIEQLLDPSRGCELARALSEKKTDNGWVVSGLKQKILKLEEQCKEKDNTINKFQADMKTTNLEEMRIAMETYYEEVHRLQLLLAKSETMRKNTEGRDTQKRLKALNAAVLRLSRNIKELQNENRRLKEDLDHVLSSSPPSNKTKNYSEWSKQRLVRRISELEKKVCAMENTRVSSADSESSQLLAVSSSPSVDLDHPPSQQVDHVEECRRLQGLVKKLKSDRKALQNLLLNKELDIKQLLQAKAEVELELQKWQNKMEEKSTEEQTLSEEMQNLTQKVGKLESKLEEEKRQMAEDTMEKLNKSSPVCMVKGKEDRRKELAAKIIQRQWKMYQNKKEEIALDEAVVMLQAAFRGHLARQKLLLNNRMHDAESHNKISCMSPVSNSLSLSSDCEEKDEMVTFIQSIFRAHLARTVLLEKSMSFCRPSASSAPSEKAVSAGHITEKKPASAALQRPPSIFMSSLPARSSEKQSQPALPLSVDEAHSDDSDDIVIVSPLLQMKKNYTHF, from the exons ATG aatttaaagaagaaaatttttcacaagCCTCCAAAGTCACCAA aGTCTCCATACAGCTCTAGCACACAAATGTATCCTAAAAAAGTTGCAGTTGGGCGATCTCTGCAGGGAACATGCAGTGCACGTCTTGAGAGTGCTGCTGTAAAAAACCCAAGGCAGATGTGGCTGGGATCACTGAAACAAG GAATGAGCCATCCTCTGAAATCAGATGTTGACATGGGGCATATGCGAACTAACATTTCTAGTAGCACTCCGGAATATTTGAAGGAAGCTCTAGGAATGAAGAAGCCAAAACATTCTCGTTCTTCTAGTAATG GCTACATTCCTGGAACTCCTgactacaaagaaaaagaagatatgTATGATGAAATTATAGAACTGAAAAAG aCAATACAAGCTCAGAAAAATGAGGGAGATCGAATGAAAACTAAGCTCCGTCGATTAGAAGAAGAGAACAAtagaaagaataaacaaattGAACAACTGTTGGATCCTTCCAGG GGCTGTGAGCTGGCACGAGCTTTGTCAGAAAAGAAGACTGATAATGGATGG GTGGTTAGTGGATTAAAGCAGAAGATTCTCAAGCTAGAAGAACAGTGCAAGGAGAAAGACAACACTATTAA CAAATTCCAGGCAGACATGAAGACCACTAATTTGGAAGAAATGAGGATAGCTATGGAAACCTACTATGAAGAG GTTCATCGTCTCCAACTCCTCCTGGCAAAATCTGAGACTATGaggaaaaa TACAGAGGGCAGAGATACCCAAAAACGACTAAAGGCACTGAATGCTGCTGTCCTGAGATTATCCAGGAACATCAAGGAATTGCAGAATGAGAATCGGAGGCTGAAAGAAGATCTAGATCATGTACTGAGCAGTTCTCCTCCttccaataaaacaaaaa ATTATAGCGAGTGGAGCAAACAGAGGCTGGTGAGGCGGATTTCGGAACTAGAAAAA AAAGTATGTGCCATGGAGAACACCAGGGTGTCATCAGCAGATAGTGAGTCATCACAGTTACTTGCTGTGTCATCTTCACCTTCTGTAGACCTGGATCATCCACCCTCTCAACAGGTAGACCATGTTGAGGAATGTCGTCGCCTCCAAGGGCTAgtgaagaaactgaagagcGATAGGAAGGCACTTCAAAATCTCCTGCTCAATAAAGA ATTAGATATCAAGCAGTTACTGCAGGCTAAGGCTGAagtggagctggagctgcagaagtGGCAGAATAAGATGGAAGAAAAGAGTACAGAAGAGCAGACTTTAAG TGAGGAAATGCAGAACCTGACACAGAAAGTAGGAAAATTGGAGTCAAAattggaggaagagaagagacaaATGGCAGAAGATACAATGGAAAAGCTTAATAAG TCTTCACCGGTCTGCATGGTTAAAGGCAAGGAAGATCGCAGGAAGGAACTAGCAGCCAAAATCATCCAGAGACAGTGGAAGATGTACCAAAACAAG aaagaagaaattgctCTGGATGAG GCAGTTGTTATGCTTCAGGCCGCTTTCAGAGGGCATTTAGCTCGACAGAAACTGTTACTGAATAACAGGATGCATGATGCAGAATCTCACAACAAG ATCTCCTGCATGTCTCCTGTGTCGAACTCCTTGAGCTTGTCTTCTGATTGTGAGGAGAAGGATGAGATGGTGACATTTATCCAGTCCATTTTCAGGGCTCACTTAGCACGTACAGTACTTCTTGAGAAGAG TATGTCTTTTTGCAGGCCCTCTGCGTCCAGTGCACCAAGTGAGAAAGCAGTTTCTGCAGGTCACATTACAGAGAAGAAACCGGCCTCAGCAGCACTCCAGAGACCTCCTTCAATCTTCATGTCCTCTCTTCCTG CCAGGTCCTCTGAGAAGCAATCGCAGCCTGCTCTCCCTCTGTCTGTGGATGAAGCTCACTCAGACGATTCAGATGATATTGTCATTGTCTCTCCGTTGttgcagatgaagaaaaactaCACCCACTTTTAA
- the IQCE gene encoding IQ domain-containing protein E isoform X1, whose protein sequence is MARGAGEAAAEGELGDDSLSVITCESDTEMNLKKKIFHKPPKSPKSPYSSSTQMYPKKVAVGRSLQGTCSARLESAAVKNPRQMWLGSLKQGMSHPLKSDVDMGHMRTNISSSTPEYLKEALGMKKPKHSRSSSNGYIPGTPDYKEKEDMYDEIIELKKTIQAQKNEGDRMKTKLRRLEEENNRKNKQIEQLLDPSRGCELARALSEKKTDNGWVVSGLKQKILKLEEQCKEKDNTINKFQADMKTTNLEEMRIAMETYYEEVHRLQLLLAKSETMRKNTEGRDTQKRLKALNAAVLRLSRNIKELQNENRRLKEDLDHVLSSSPPSNKTKNYSEWSKQRLVRRISELEKKVCAMENTRVSSADSESSQLLAVSSSPSVDLDHPPSQQVDHVEECRRLQGLVKKLKSDRKALQNLLLNKELDIKQLLQAKAEVELELQKWQNKMEEKSTEEQTLSEEMQNLTQKVGKLESKLEEEKRQMAEDTMEKLNKSSPVCMVKGKEDRRKELAAKIIQRQWKMYQNKKEEIALDEAVVMLQAAFRGHLARQKLLLNNRMHDAESHNKISCMSPVSNSLSLSSDCEEKDEMVTFIQSIFRAHLARTVLLEKSMSFCRPSASSAPSEKAVSAGHITEKKPASAALQRPPSIFMSSLPARSSEKQSQPALPLSVDEAHSDDSDDIVIVSPLLQMKKNYTHF, encoded by the exons ATGGCCCGGGGGGCCGGCGAGGCGGCCGCGGAGGGGGAGCTG GGAGATGACAGCCTGTCTGTGATAACCTGTGAATCCGATACAGAAATG aatttaaagaagaaaatttttcacaagCCTCCAAAGTCACCAA aGTCTCCATACAGCTCTAGCACACAAATGTATCCTAAAAAAGTTGCAGTTGGGCGATCTCTGCAGGGAACATGCAGTGCACGTCTTGAGAGTGCTGCTGTAAAAAACCCAAGGCAGATGTGGCTGGGATCACTGAAACAAG GAATGAGCCATCCTCTGAAATCAGATGTTGACATGGGGCATATGCGAACTAACATTTCTAGTAGCACTCCGGAATATTTGAAGGAAGCTCTAGGAATGAAGAAGCCAAAACATTCTCGTTCTTCTAGTAATG GCTACATTCCTGGAACTCCTgactacaaagaaaaagaagatatgTATGATGAAATTATAGAACTGAAAAAG aCAATACAAGCTCAGAAAAATGAGGGAGATCGAATGAAAACTAAGCTCCGTCGATTAGAAGAAGAGAACAAtagaaagaataaacaaattGAACAACTGTTGGATCCTTCCAGG GGCTGTGAGCTGGCACGAGCTTTGTCAGAAAAGAAGACTGATAATGGATGG GTGGTTAGTGGATTAAAGCAGAAGATTCTCAAGCTAGAAGAACAGTGCAAGGAGAAAGACAACACTATTAA CAAATTCCAGGCAGACATGAAGACCACTAATTTGGAAGAAATGAGGATAGCTATGGAAACCTACTATGAAGAG GTTCATCGTCTCCAACTCCTCCTGGCAAAATCTGAGACTATGaggaaaaa TACAGAGGGCAGAGATACCCAAAAACGACTAAAGGCACTGAATGCTGCTGTCCTGAGATTATCCAGGAACATCAAGGAATTGCAGAATGAGAATCGGAGGCTGAAAGAAGATCTAGATCATGTACTGAGCAGTTCTCCTCCttccaataaaacaaaaa ATTATAGCGAGTGGAGCAAACAGAGGCTGGTGAGGCGGATTTCGGAACTAGAAAAA AAAGTATGTGCCATGGAGAACACCAGGGTGTCATCAGCAGATAGTGAGTCATCACAGTTACTTGCTGTGTCATCTTCACCTTCTGTAGACCTGGATCATCCACCCTCTCAACAGGTAGACCATGTTGAGGAATGTCGTCGCCTCCAAGGGCTAgtgaagaaactgaagagcGATAGGAAGGCACTTCAAAATCTCCTGCTCAATAAAGA ATTAGATATCAAGCAGTTACTGCAGGCTAAGGCTGAagtggagctggagctgcagaagtGGCAGAATAAGATGGAAGAAAAGAGTACAGAAGAGCAGACTTTAAG TGAGGAAATGCAGAACCTGACACAGAAAGTAGGAAAATTGGAGTCAAAattggaggaagagaagagacaaATGGCAGAAGATACAATGGAAAAGCTTAATAAG TCTTCACCGGTCTGCATGGTTAAAGGCAAGGAAGATCGCAGGAAGGAACTAGCAGCCAAAATCATCCAGAGACAGTGGAAGATGTACCAAAACAAG aaagaagaaattgctCTGGATGAG GCAGTTGTTATGCTTCAGGCCGCTTTCAGAGGGCATTTAGCTCGACAGAAACTGTTACTGAATAACAGGATGCATGATGCAGAATCTCACAACAAG ATCTCCTGCATGTCTCCTGTGTCGAACTCCTTGAGCTTGTCTTCTGATTGTGAGGAGAAGGATGAGATGGTGACATTTATCCAGTCCATTTTCAGGGCTCACTTAGCACGTACAGTACTTCTTGAGAAGAG TATGTCTTTTTGCAGGCCCTCTGCGTCCAGTGCACCAAGTGAGAAAGCAGTTTCTGCAGGTCACATTACAGAGAAGAAACCGGCCTCAGCAGCACTCCAGAGACCTCCTTCAATCTTCATGTCCTCTCTTCCTG CCAGGTCCTCTGAGAAGCAATCGCAGCCTGCTCTCCCTCTGTCTGTGGATGAAGCTCACTCAGACGATTCAGATGATATTGTCATTGTCTCTCCGTTGttgcagatgaagaaaaactaCACCCACTTTTAA